The Plasmodium knowlesi strain H genome assembly, chromosome: 5 genome has a window encoding:
- a CDS encoding tryptophan-rich antigen, whose protein sequence is MEEAIEAASSLVPHLSSLREITLKCKDNLQNIDKEQMILTVGIIMTAITSAVTLGVISTNGDIKGIIAGDECDDEETPNEEETPNEEETPNDEETPNEEETPNEGENPNEEGTVERTEEWKRQEWKDWMKKLEQDWKVFYEQLENEKNTFMEEKEEDWDTWTKSIQKKWSHFNPNMDKEFHTNMIRRSINWTEPQWREWIQTDGRIYLDIEWKKWFFEKQSHLDELIVKKWIQWKKDKIIDWLMCDWKREEEESWEGFEDQPWSSKIFQIFKKKKYEAFKERTENEWDDWFDWVKEKDNIFIRNILDEWIKWKDEKNLLYNQWVDTFVTNWINKKQWLVWNDERRNLIAKAKAQLKAESNSHAKNEK, encoded by the exons ATGGAAGAAGCTATAGAAGCTGCCAGCAGCCTCGTGCCACATTTAAGCTCTCTCAGAGAGATAACCTTAAAGTGCAAAGACAACCTCCAAAATATTGATAAGGAGCAGATGATCCTAACCGTGGGTATCATCATGACTGCTATCACATCCGCTGTTACCCTTGGCGTTATTTCCacg AATGGAGATATTAAGGGTATCATAGCAGGGGACGAATGCGATGATGAGGAAACCccaaatgaggaggaaaccccaaatgaggaggaaacCCCAAATGATGAGGAAACCccaaatgaggaggaaacCCCAAATGAGGGGGAAAACCCCAATGAGGAGGGAACCGTAGAAAGAACCGAAGAGTGGAAAAGACAAGAATGGAAGGACTGGATGAAGAAATTAGAACAAGACTGGAAAGTATTCTATGAACAgctagaaaatgaaaaaaatacatttatggaagaaaaagaagaagattggGACACATGGACAAAGTCGATACAGAAAAAGTGGTCCCACTTTAACCCTAACATGGATAAAGAATTCCACACCAATATGATTAGGAGGTCTATAAATTGGACTGAGCCTCAGTGGAGAGAATGGATCCAAACCGATGGAAGAATATACCTCGATATCGAATGGAAGAAATGGTTTTTCGAAAAACAATCTCATCTAGACGAATTAATTGTGAAGAAATGGAttcaatggaaaaaagacaaaatcaTCGACTGGTTAATGTGTGACTGGAAAcgagaggaagaggaaagcTGGGAAGGCTTTGAAGATCAGCCATGGTCTTCCAAAATATTCCagatattcaaaaaaaaaaagtatgaagcTTTTAAAGAGAGAACTGAGAATGAATGGGACGATTGGTTCGATtgggtaaaagaaaaagataatatttttattaggAACATTCTAGACGAGTggataaaatggaaggacGAAAAGAACCTTCTATACAACCAATGGGTTGATACCTTTGTCACCAACTGGATAAACAAGAAACAGTGGCTCGTGTGGAATGATGAGAGAAGAAACCTAATCGCAAAGGCGAAGGCTCAATTAAAAGCAGAAAGTAATTCACACGCAAAGAATGAAAAGTGA
- a CDS encoding lysophospholipase, putative, with protein MAEKESRDGEICLRGANRLDGTPKHDSFLNKDGLLLRSYGWLVKNAIGIIILIHGIKCHARLNFLRPNVEVVSDDNVIVKDENNYYLYEDSWIENFNENGYSVFGLDLQGHGGSDGFEKLSYHVREFDDFAYDVMQYIRNIQDSMNSSDVGDSRKGDDANLPLRDDRICGRKLLPTYVVGVSLGGSIALRMLQILGKSSNRIEDAGLNIRGCISISPMITVEKLPSRNSFLFQYVYLPLCKLLADWFPRVRLISKYPYKKCPYIKYFIEYDKNRPKGAITCRFGYELLNTIENIDNDIKYMPKDIPVLIIHSKEDVICSYDGSLSFYNRLDVNNKEMHTLEDMEHTVLWEPGNEEVQKKIVDWIKGLPSSGVGSMSKDGHKIRGEEQRIEEEHRVGAD; from the coding sequence ATGGCCGAAAAGGAATCGCGCGATGGAGAAATATGCTTGAGGGGGGCGAATCGGCTTGATGGAACACCAAAACATGATTCATTCCTTAATAAGGATGGACTATTATTACGGTCATACGGGTGGTTAGTGAAAAACGCTATAGGTATTATAATATTAATTCATGGAATTAAGTGTCATGCGAGACTGAACTTTTTAAGACCCAATGTAGAGGTAGTAAGCGACGATAACGTTATAgtaaaggatgaaaataattactACCTTTATGAAGACAGTTGGATAGAGAATTTTAATGAAAATGGATATTCCGTCTTCGGATTAGATCTACAGGGTCATGGGGGATCGGATGGATTTGAGAAACTCAGTTATCATGTAAGGGAGTTTGACGATTTCGCCTATGATGTAATGCAGTATATTAGGAACATTCAGGATAGCATGAATAGTTCCGATGTGGGTGATTCGCGGAAAGGGGACGATGCTAATTTACCACTTCGGGATGACAGAATATGTGGGAGGAAACTTCTTCCCACTTACGTAGTCGGTGTGTCCCTGGGGGGAAGTATCGCTTTAAGGATGTTACAAATATTAGGGAAGTCATCAAATAGGATAGAAGATGCAGGACTGAATATCCGCGGGTGCATTTCGATATCTCCGATGATAACTGTTGAGAAGTTACCATCCAGAAATTCGTTCCTATTTCAGTACGTTTACCTCCCATTGTGCAAGTTACTTGCTGATTGGTTTCCAAGGGTGAGACTTATTTCCAAGTATCCATATAAGAAGTGTCCGtatattaaatattttattgaGTATGATAAAAATCGACCTAAGGGGGCAATTACATGCAGATTTGGCTATGAGCTCCTGAATACCATTGAAAACATAGACAATGACATAAAATACATGCCCAAAGATATTCCTGTGTTGATTATTCATTCTAAGGAGGATGTTATATGCTCCTATGACGGATCCCTGTCGTTTTACAACAGACTCGATGTAAACAATAAAGAAATGCACACACTGGAGGACATGGAACATACCGTCCTTTGGGAACCCGGAAATGAGgaagttcagaaaaaaatcgTGGATTGGATTAAGGGTCTGCCGTCGTCAGGAGTGGGTAGCATGTCGAAGGATG
- a CDS encoding tryptophan-rich antigen encodes MELEGYGNAITRQKNFLPMLNMQGLRQYLPEINEDSLMTVIYIALFSLTCYALLFMSYSMSANRKRKNKYDTTGEIYFEQKLIKESEDMKCYAWKNWMNRLEPDWEKFDNAINKIKQKWLEQREHYWEAWIKEIEQKWDNYHEYIDISYKLYILKRSLSWNESHWEHWANEELKVFLDKEWHEWVNQTEHHLNTWIMNEWTKWNSSKISSWLSKNWKLSENAYWEKMTKKKWVKSLFKLVQKNWRRWNKRITREQQEWDDWVKEKQDLYMNNHEWDAWNKWKANKYNSLEEVKESLVRKWISEKRWVAWIADRHHSLMQDKYEKSI; translated from the exons atggagctAGAGGGATATGGAAATGCCATCACCCGCCAGAAGAACTTCCTTCCGATGTTAAATATGCAGGGACTAAGGCAATACTTACCGGAAATTAATGAGGATTCTTTAATGACAGTTATATACATCGCTCTATTCAGCTTGACGTGTTATGCACTGCTTTTCATGAGTTATAGCATG tCCGCTaataggaaaagaaagaacaaatacgACACCACGGGAGAGATTTACTTCGAACAGAAGCTGATAAAAGAATCGGAAGACATGAAATGTTACGCATGGAAAAACTGGATGAACCGCTTAGAACCAGATTGGGAAAAATTTGACAACGccattaataaaataaaacagaaatGGCTTGAACAGAGAGAACACTACTGGGAAGCGTGGATCAAAGAAATTGAACAAAAGTGGGATAATTACCATGAATATATCGATATTTCATATAAACTTTATATCCTCAAAAGGTCTCTTTCATGGAATGAGTCGCACTGGGAACACTGGGCAAACGAAGAGTTAAAAGTCTTCTTGGACAAAGAATGGCATGAGTGGGTCAACCAAACTGAACACCATCTAAATACTTGGATTATGAATGAATGGACTAAATGGAACAGTAGCAAAATTTCGAGTTGGTTATCCAAAAACTGGAAGCTCAGTGAAAACGCATActgggaaaaaatgacaaagaaaaagtgggTCAAGTCATTATTTAAATTGGttcaaaaaaattggcgCAGATGGAACAAACGAATTACTAGAGAGCAACAGGAGTGGGACGATTGGGTAAAGGAGAAGCAGGATTTATACATGAACAATCATGAATGGGATGCATGGAATAAGTGGAAGGCAAACAAATACAACTCGCtcgaggaagtgaaagaatcCTTGGTCAGAAAGTGGATCTCGGAAAAGCGCTGGGTGGCCTGGATTGCGGATAGACACCATTCGCTTATGCAAGATAAGTATGAAAAGAGCATCTGA